The following coding sequences are from one Gossypium hirsutum isolate 1008001.06 chromosome A12, Gossypium_hirsutum_v2.1, whole genome shotgun sequence window:
- the LOC107918114 gene encoding microtubule-associated protein 70-4 translates to MAEISREAAEIGSNGRSDSPVRMSLTTAVVAPPLAVSASFKESGWKGSSRRKVVRPSFDADNEFITLLHGSDPVKVELNRLENEVRDKDRELGEAQAEIKALRMSERQREKAVEELTDELSRMEEKLKLAESLLESKNLEIKKINDEKKASMAAQFAAEATLRRVHAAQKDDDMPPIEAILAPLEAELKLSRQEIAKLQDDNKALDRLTKSKEAALLEAERTVQVALAKASMVDDLQNKNQELMKQIEICQEENKILDKMHRQKVAEVEKLTQTVRELEEAVLAGGAAANAVRDYQRKVQEMNEERKTLDRELARAKVTANRVATVVANEWKDSNDKVMPVKQWLEERRFLQGEMQQLRDKLAISERTAKSEAQLKEKYQLRLRVLEESLRGSSNSVSRSTSDGRSMSNGPSRRQSLGGADSFSKLASNGFLPKRSPSFQLRSSLSSSTVLKHAKGTSKSFDGGTRSLDRAKTLFNGSGSNISFNQPSEGAKEGEAPSTAIPDDFQPVDKEDNVPGVLYDLLQKEVIALRKAGHEKDQSLKDKDDAIEMLAKKVETLTKAMEVEAKKMRREVAAMEKEVSAMRVEKEHENRAKRFGNSKGSAAQLLTGRNASRSGLTRSTQ, encoded by the exons ATGGCGGAGATTTCCCGCGAAGCAGCGGAGATAGGGAGCAATGGAAGGAGTGATTCGCCGGTGAGGATGTCGTTGACCACGGCGGTAGTAGCTCCGCCGTTGGCGGTGTCGGCTTCGTTCAAGGAGAGTGGATGGAAAGGTTCGTCGAGGAGGAAAGTTGTTAGACCTAGCTTCGATGCGGATAATGAGTTCATTACGTTGCTTCACGGGTCGGATCCGGTGAAAGTTGAGCTTAATCGGCTGGAGAATGAAGTTAGAG ATAAAGATAGAGAACTGGGAGAAGCACAAGCAGAAATTAAGGCATTGAGGATGTCTGAAAGACAAAGAGAAAAGGCTGTTGAAGAG CTCACTGATGAGCTCTCAAGAATGGAGGAGAAGCTTAAATTGGCAGAATCTCTTCTTGAAAGCAAG AaccttgaaatcaagaaaataaatgaTGAGAAGAAGGCATCCATGGCTGCTCAGTTTGCAGCTGAGGCCACTTTGCGAAGGGTTCATGCCGCTCAAAAGGATGATGATATGCCTCCAATTGAAGCCATTCTTGCACCCTTGGAAGCTGAGCTGAAGCTTTCTCGGCAAGAG ATTGCAAAACTTCAAGATGATAACAAGGCCCTTGATCGTCTAACTAAATCAAAAGAAGCAGCTTTACTTGAAGCTGAAAGGACTGTACAAGTTGCGTTGGCCAAAGCATCCATGGTGGATGACCTCCAAAACAAAAATCAGGAGTTGATGAAGCAGATAGAAATTTGCCAG GAAGAGAacaaaattttggacaaaatgcATCGCCAAAAGGTTGCGGAGGTTGAGAAGCTTACACAAACAGTAAGGGAGCTGGAAGAGGCTGTTCTTGCTGGCGGTGCTGCTGCAAATGCTGTTAGGGATTACCAGCGGAAAGTTCAGGAGATGAAT GAGGAAAGAAAAACTCTTGATCGAGAGCTAGCACGTGCAAAAGTAACTGCTAATAGGGTTGCCACAGTTGTAGCAAATGAGTGGAAAGATTCTAATGACAAAGTGATGCCTGTAAAACAATGGCTGGAAGAACGAAGATTCTTGCAG GGAGAAATGCAGCAACTTCGGGACAAGCTTGCTATAAGTGAGCGTACGGCAAAATCTGAAGCTCAGTTGAAA gAGAAATATCAATTGCGTCTTAGAGTTCTAGAAGAGAGCTTGAGAGGATCTTCTAATAGTGTTAGTCGCAGTACATCAGATGGAAGAAGCATGAGCAATGGGCCTTCTAGGCGTCAGTCTCTTGGTGGAGCTGATAGCTTCTCAAAACTTGCATCCAATGGGTTTTTACCCAAGAGATCTCCGAGCTTTCAACTGAGATCCTCTTTGTCTTCTAGTACAGTGTTGAAGCATGCTAAAGGAACATCAAAGTCATTTGATGGAGGCACAAGATCATTAGACAGAGCTAAAACGCTTTTTAATGGGTCAGGCTCAAATATTTCATTCAATCAGCCTTCTGAAGGAGCCAAGGAGGGTGAAGCACCAAGTACTGCAATTCCTGATGATTTCCAGCCAGTTGACAAAGAGGATAATGTTCCAGGAGTATTGTATGATTTGTTGCAGAAAGAGGTCATAGCTTTGAGGAAAGCAGGTCACGAGAAAGATCAAAGTCTCAAGGATAAGGATGATGCAATTGAG ATGCTTGCTAAGAAGGTAGAAACATTGACTAAGGCAATGGAAGTTGAGGCTAAAAAGATGAGAAGAGAAGTGGCTGCCATGGAGAAAGAGGTTTCTGCCATGCGTGTGGAGAAAGAACATGAGAATAGGGCCAAGCGGTTTGGTAACTCCAAGGGATCTGCTGCTCAGCTGCTTACTGGAAG AAATGCATCTCGGAGTGGGTTAACACGCAGCACTCAATGA